In the genome of Maridesulfovibrio bastinii DSM 16055, the window ATTGCCGCTTTTGCGACAGGAGTATCACCTGCCCCGGATAAAATTTTCAGCCTGCCGCCGTCCATTGCCCCAATCGCTTTTAAACTCGATCTTGCAGGCGCTTTCACCTGGGGATTTATATCCGTTATCCTGACCGTATTTGTCATGGATTTTCTGGATACCATGGGAACAGTATATGCAGTATCATACCGTGCAGGACTTTTAGATGAAAATGGAGACCTGCCACAAATAGAAAGACCACTTATGGTTGATGCCGTGACTACGGTTCTGGCTTCACTTTTAGGCACAACTACAACAGGGGTTTTCGTTGAATCTGCTACAGGGATTGAGGCCGGAGGAAGAACTGGAATGACTGCGGTGACAACAGCTGTTCTTTTTCTTGCAGCGTTGTTTCTTTCACCATTCTTTATTTCAATACCGGCCTGTGCATACGGCCCAAGTCTTATCGTTGTCGGAATGCTGATGATAGCACCATGCACCGATCTTGAAGTAAAAGATATGAGCGAACTTGTTCCGGCTTTTCTGGTCATTATCCTGATGAGTTTTACCTACAATCTTGGCATAGGTATGGTTGCCGGATTTATTGCTTACCCGATAATGAAAGCAACTACTGGAAGACTCAAAGAAGTCTCTATAGGAATGTGGGTTCTTGGACTTTTATCAGCTCTTTATATTGTCGCCTGCCCTCATTAATTAGAATTTAAGAAATTTATTCCAGATAAAAAACAGCCGTTTAATATTAAGTTTTTTAAACAACGGCCGATTTTTATATTTAAATATTCAGTTAATCTTAAATAACATTAAGTTAAATAAAAGAGGCATAGGCAATGAAAATCGGCAATACCCTTTCATCCGGCTCAGGCATAGGAACCATGCTTGTC includes:
- a CDS encoding NCS2 family permease; its protein translation is MSNLISDFFKFEKYQTSLSREMIAGMTTFATMAYIIVVNPKILEAAGIPFGPSMVATILSAFFGTMAMGLYANRPFALAPYMGENAFIAFTVVKVMGYSWQTALSAIFIGGLLFVIFTASGIRSWLITAIPKNLKNAFVIGIGLFLAFIGLNTTGLVTLGVPGAPVHLGNVSDPSVILAAICFIVTVILMIRNVTGAIIIGILITSIAAFATGVSPAPDKIFSLPPSIAPIAFKLDLAGAFTWGFISVILTVFVMDFLDTMGTVYAVSYRAGLLDENGDLPQIERPLMVDAVTTVLASLLGTTTTGVFVESATGIEAGGRTGMTAVTTAVLFLAALFLSPFFISIPACAYGPSLIVVGMLMIAPCTDLEVKDMSELVPAFLVIILMSFTYNLGIGMVAGFIAYPIMKATTGRLKEVSIGMWVLGLLSALYIVACPH